TCCGTTCTGAAGAACCCGAGACATAGTTCACACTAACGGTCGAGCCTTCCGTAATTTTAGAATCATTGCGGACAATCACAAACGGCACATTTAAATAAGTCGCAACACTTTGGGCAATCGGAATTCCTTTAGTTGCAACGGTCATAACAGCGTCGATTTTTTGATTCAAGTACTGAGTCGCAATCACCCGACCCACTTGGCGCAAAATATCTGGTTGGCCTAAAATATCAGATAAATAAACATAGCCACCCGGTAACACCCGACTCTTGTCGGCAACCTTAGTGGTCATCTCGTCAATAAATTCTTGGGCCTCTTCCTTTAAAATATAAGGAATAAACCGTGCACCACCAGCAGCACCGGGAATGGTTTCCAAGATTCCTGTTCCCCGGGCCTGAAACACTTTCTTCAAAATCGTTAAATCTTCACTGATTGACGACTTTGCGGATGCGTACCGTTCCGCGAAGTATGTCAATGAAACTAATGTATGGGGACGTTCCAACAAATAGCGCGTCATATCTATTAAACGTTCGCTTCTACGTACTTTCATAACTTCCACCTCAACCTAAATCATCATTTTTAAAGTCTATGCAAAATGATAACACAAACGTTCGGAAATAAGCTAATTTTTTCACGTTTTTTTACTAAACCATCGGAATTTCTTAATATGTTTGCCAATTATCTTGTCTGTACAGCTCATATTTGGCGAATTCGAGAACAATAAACTTAGGCAACTTATAACGGAGTAGATACGGAATGTGCCAGGGGAATCCATCGTTCACACGACGTAGCGTCCAGAAAGTTCGATTGATTGGTCGCTACTTACACCTAAAAAGCCCAGAACGAGTAATTTTGGAATCGTTCTGAGCTTTCAAGCAATTTATTTTATTGGCTTCTGCTTATTGAATCGTTGTCGTCCCCAAACAATAGGATATAGACAACAGTAATTACCAAATTACCGACTAAACTTTTCTATAAAATAACCGATACTCGGCAATTAGTCCTTGTCGAATATCGGTTATCTTAATCTGACTAATTCATGTTACTTATTGGCCCGGTGCTTACCCCCAACAAATAAGCCATAGTAAATCAAACTGAATAACAAGCTACCGAGTAATGACGATACTAGCCCATGTGTCGTAGTTTGTGTCATCACAGCTAAGATTGCTCGAACAGCAAAGTAAGCTACTGGAATAATAGGGCCAACAAAATTAGATTGATTCCTTTTTCCCAGTAAATAACTCCAGTATCCTAATCCCAGCGTAATTCCTATAATTACTACTCCAATAATTATAATCGTTGCCATTTTTCAACCTGCAATCATTTTTTGCCGTTTTCATACTCTTTTACAATATCTAAAAAACCAGTCCTCTCGTTGGTTTCTCGTGCATAATCTATAATGGATTTCCCAAATGGATCACGCAAACGATAATCTGAGCCCGCCTTTAATAGATAAAAATATAACTCTTCATTTTCCTTAGTATCCAAATCATTATCAAAAACCGCATAAAACAGTGGTACATGTCCATACTTATCAACGCTATTTACATCGATGCCGTTCTCGACTAATAGTTTCGTAATTTCCATAGCAAACTTAGGATTTGGACGCCATACACAATTGTAAAAATAATGTAATGCGTTTCGATGTTCACTCTTGGTGACAAAGTTAACATCAATACCTGCTTGTAACAAAAAATGAACAATCTTTAACTTTTCCTCAGGATTGTCATCGTTTGTCATTGCCATGCATAATAAATTAAGTCCTTCAAACTTATCAGTCTCATCCACATTGCCAGAATAATAATTTTTAAACTGATCAAATGTTCCATCTCTTACCGCACTAAAAGCATTGTAAACTAGCACACTTTTTACCTCGTTTCATATTTATGACTCCGATTAGCAGACGGAGTTTCTAATCTAGAGTTTTTGGGATTAAATTGAAAATCCTTCAATGTCATCTTCCTATTTTTATATAGATTGAACATTTCCTTATAAGACTTACCCGGTAGATGTCCGAAATCGACCTTTCCTTTTCGGGGTTAACCCGGCTTCCAATGTATCACTTGTTTCGTATTTCGATCAATAAGCACTCCATCTTTAGCTTGCCTATTATATACTTCCCGCTCGAATTCGAGTTTTTTCTTCCCGGTTAATGTTGGTCGTCCATAAGGTTTTCCGTTCCTAATATAAGAGCCATTTTCCAATGGGACATTATTTGTCTTTTTATCTTTCCCATCTTTTGAAGATTTCTCCTTGCTAGATTTCTCCTTTTTCCCATGACTATCTTTATTCTGCGAGGATTGTTTTCTCTGAGAAGCTTTTCTTGCCTTGCCCGCAGCTTTTTTCTTATTGTAGCGCTTCTGTTGTGCTTCTTGGTCTTGTGTTTTGTCGCATGAGAAGTCTTTTTGGGCTTAGACTTTTGATGTCCCATGCTTGGTCTTTGTAGTTTTGTGAGACTTCGTGGCTGCTTTCTTGGTCGTCTTCCTAGCCGGCTTACGTTTGGCCAATTCCTCAGCCGCACGCTTCATTGCCTGCTTAGTTGCCCGACCGGCACAAAGTTCAAGGCTGTCCAAAACGCACCCTTCAAACGAGAACGCTTCTTACCAGTAGCGCATCTTTCCCCGTAATAATGAGGCTGTGACATAAGTCTCTAGAAACAAAGCAGGTCTGGAA
This Lactiplantibacillus plantarum DNA region includes the following protein-coding sequences:
- the purR gene encoding pur operon repressor, which produces MKVRRSERLIDMTRYLLERPHTLVSLTYFAERYASAKSSISEDLTILKKVFQARGTGILETIPGAAGGARFIPYILKEEAQEFIDEMTTKVADKSRVLPGGYVYLSDILGQPDILRQVGRVIATQYLNQKIDAVMTVATKGIPIAQSVATYLNVPFVIVRNDSKITEGSTVSVNYVSGSSERIKKMELSKRSLTEGANVLIVDDFMKGGGTINGMKTLIEEFDANLIGITVFAEASFVGNRLIDDYTSLLRVTNVSDSDKAIKVVAGNYLEKVFGAEV
- a CDS encoding ankyrin repeat domain-containing protein, whose product is MLVYNAFSAVRDGTFDQFKNYYSGNVDETDKFEGLNLLCMAMTNDDNPEEKLKIVHFLLQAGIDVNFVTKSEHRNALHYFYNCVWRPNPKFAMEITKLLVENGIDVNSVDKYGHVPLFYAVFDNDLDTKENEELYFYLLKAGSDYRLRDPFGKSIIDYARETNERTGFLDIVKEYENGKK
- a CDS encoding GH-E family nuclease, with translation MFNLYKNRKMTLKDFQFNPKNSRLETPSANRSHKYETR